The region AATTTCATATTGCAGGCTATGTTTTCGGTGTTGATGCAGGTTTCCGCTACGATTTGATGAAATATTTTTTTGTTGAGACAAGCCTTAAAGGTGCTTTTGCCAACTTTACAAATGTTCTGACAGTGGGTGATGGCCGTGCACATCATCATTTTTTTGCAGGAGAATATATTTTTGCTGCAGGCTTTCAAATTGGGTTGTAATTGTGCTTTAGACTGTAAAAAATGCTTTAACTATCTTTGCTCCGTTCATGTGGAAATTTTTAGCGAATAAGATTTTAAGAAACCGTATTGCATTCATCGTAATATTGTTGTTGCTTACAGTGTTTATGGCCTATAAGGCATTGAACATTAAATTGTCGTATGAGTTTATCAGAGTTTTGCCAGCAACCGATCCGGCCTATGTTGAATATGAAAATTTTAAACAGAAGTTCGGAGAAGATGGCAGTGTTATGGTTATTGGTTTTGCAGACAGCACTATATTTCAGATTGAAAAATTCAATAGCTGGTTTCTGTTGTCAGAAAAAATCAGAAAAATGAATGGCATACAAAATGTGCTCTCTATTGGTGATTTGTATGATGTTGTCAGAAATGATTCGCTACAAAAGTTTGATTTTGTACGATTAGTCAAAACCTTGCCGCAACGACAATCAGAAATCGACAGTATTCGTGATCGCATTTATCAACTTCCGTTTTATGATGGGTTGATTTTGAATCATGAGACTCATGCCAATGTTATGGCAATTACATTCCGCAAGAAGGATCTTGACAGCAAACACCGTATTGATATTGTTAATGAAATTAAAAAAGAAGCAGATGCCTTCGGTAGGTTGCATAATATTAAATTGCATTATTCCGGCATGCCATACATTCGTACTGCCGTTATGGAGAAGGTTTCGCATGAGTTGAAGTTATTCCTGATACTGGCTGTAGTTATAACTGCATTTATTCTTTGGATGTTTTTCAGAACCATCTCATCCGTTGTGTTTTCGATTCTAGTGGTAGCTATTGGTGTGGTTTGGAGTATGGGAAGTATTGAATTATTTAACTATAAAATTACCATTCTGACTGCGTTAATCCCACCACTGATAATGGTTATCGGTGTGCCCAATTGTATTTTCCTCATCAACAAATACCATAGTGAATATGCAAGACATGGCAACAGAATTAAAGCATTAGCACGAATGATTTCAACTGTGGGAATCTCGCTTTTTTTAGCCAACATAACCACAGCTATTGGATTTGGAGTGTTGGTTTTTACAAATAGCTCTTTCCTTACACAGTTTGGTGCTATTGCAGCACTCAATGTTATGGTAACCTATTTTATAACATTGATTTTTATTCCGATAATCCTGAGCTTTCTGCCACCGCCTTCTGTAAGGCAAATGCGACATCTTGAAGGAAAAAGAATGCGTAAAATTCTTGAATGGGTTGATTTTATTGTTCATCATAAAAGAAAACAGATTTATGTTGCAATAGTATCGTTAACACTATTAGCAATTTACGGTATGACAAAAATTGATGTCACCGGATATGTGGTAGATGATTTACCTCGAAAAAATCCTGTTTACACCGACATGCATTTTTTCGAAAAGAATTTTAAAGGAGTATTGCCATTTGAGATTTTTATTGACACAAAAAAGCCAAATGGAGTTTTTGATAATAATGGCCGTGTGCTTTATAAGATGAAAGCTTTGCAAAAGCAATTGGAAAACTATCCTGAGTTGAGCAAGGCATTATCAATAACCGAAGCGTTGAAATTCAGCTATCAGGCTTATCGTGGTGGAGAACCTAAGTATTATGTTTTACCCGGCATCAGTGAACTAAAAAGTTTAAATGATTATACTTCTACAGTTAAGGGAAACGAGAACAGACTAAAGTCATTTATTGACTCAACACATCAGTACACACGCATCAGTATGCAAATGGCAGATGTAGGTTCAAAGAAAATTAAAACATTGTTGGCCGACATTCAACCAAAGGTTGATTCTATTTTTGATAGTTCACAATATCATGTAAAACTAACGGGACATAGTCTGATGTTTTTAAAAGGAAATGACTACCTGCTTTACAACCTTTATGAAAGTCTGATAATTGAAATCCTGCTGATTACTATTGTTGGAATGGCATTGTTTCGTTCTATCGGAATTATTTTACTCAGCAAGTTGCCGTGCTTGATTCCTTTGGTTATTACAGCCGGCATTATGGGCTTTTTTGACATTCGTTTTAAGCCTTCAACAATCCTTATCTTTAGTATAGCTTTTGGTATATCCAGCGATGGTACCATTTATTTTCTGTCAAAATACAGGCAAGAATTAAAGCAAAATAAAAGATCCATTAGTGATGCAATTTCTGTTACAATTATGGATACAGGCTTTTCAATGATTTATACTGCTGTGATTCTGTTTTTTGGGTTTAGTATTTTTGCTGCTTCCGATTTTGGAGGCACTGCTGCCTTAGGATTGCTTATTTCAATCACCTTGTTAGTTGCCATGATCACTAATTTGATTTTATTGCCTTCGCTCTTACTCTCAATCAACAAATGGGTAAGCCGCAAAGAAATAATAAGCGAACCCCTCATTGAACTTCACGACAATGAAGAGGAGTGAGGCATTTGTTAACATGCTTTAGCGGAAAACTTCCTGGTTGTTATAAATTGCAATAATTTTTTATGCTGATGTTTGGTTCAATAATCTACATCAAATGAAATCATCTTCCAATGCAGGTGCATTAGCAACAATCATAACAGTATTTTTCTTTTGGGGTTTTGTGGCAGCGTCAAATGGTATTTTTATTCCATTTTGTAAGTCGCACTTTAACCTGTCGCAATTTCAATCTCAGTTAATAGACACAGCATTCTATGCAGCATATTTTATCGGCTCACTATTATTGTGGTTTAGCTCACAGTTATTCCGGGTTGATATTCTCAACAAGTTAGGATATAAACAAGCAGTCATAGCAGGATTGTTGATTTCTGTTGCAGGATCTTTGCTAATGATTCCTGCTGTAGGTTCGGGGTCTTTTAGTTTTATCTTATCAGCATTTTTTGTCATTGCCTTAGGATTCTCTCTTCAGCAAACCGCAGCACAGCCTTTTGTTACAGCATTAGGCACTGCCGAAACCGGTGCGCATAGACTAAACCTTGGTGGTGGTATTAATTCTTTCGGAACACTTTTAGGTCCAATCTTAGTTAGTTTAGTCTTGTTTGGCAACCTTAGTCCCGAAGCTGCTTCCAGCGCCACGGTAGAATCTGTTGACACAGTTTATTATATTCTGACAGGTGTTTTTTTACTGGCTGCATTGTTGCTTGCTGTTGCTAAACTTCCTAAAGTACACAGCACAGAAAAGTTTGAACCCGGACTAGGGGCATTAAAATTTTCTCAACTGCGATGGGGCATGCTTGCAATATTTGTTTATGTTGGAGTAGAAGTAACCATTCAAAGTAATATGGGTGCCCTTCTGGCATTGCCGCAGTTCGGTGGACTTTCTACGGCACAAATATCGCCTTATATTTCTCTATATTGGGGCAGCCTCATGATTGGTCGCTGGACGGGTGCCATAAGCGCTTTTAATTTTAAGCCATCAACAAAAAAGCTACTTATGATTGTTTTACCGATAGTTGCTTATATCATTGTTCTTTTGGCAAATTACCTTCGTGGCAACGAAATTACCAATCTGTTGCCCTATAGTCTTTGTGTTGCTGCTTTAATTGCCGGAAGTTTCTTAGCTCAGGAAAAGCCTGCACGCATGTTGTTTATTTTTTCTGCCGGAGGTATTTTAGCTATGTTAGTCGGACTTTTTACCGAAGGACAGGTTGCCATGTTTGCTTTCATCAGTGGTGGTTTGTGTTGTAGCATTGGATGGCCTTGTATTTTCGCTTTAAGCATAACAGGGCTAGGAAAGTTTACCGGACAGGGCTCTGCTTTTCTGATTATGATGATTCTTGGAGGGGCATTAATTCCTCCTTTACAAGGTTATTTAGCTGATGTAACTGATATTCACTCCAGCTACTGGATTACTGTATTTTGCTTTGCATACTTAGCTTGGTTTGCCATAAAGGTTGAAACCATTTTACAAAAACAAGGATTTCATACCAATCAATAAAGACCTTAACATTTTTTTATTTTGGCTAATTAAAATATCCTTTACATTAGCCATCTCACTTTTTATTTATGCAACCACAAAAAGAGTTTAAGCCATATATCTCAGCTACAGATTCAATGGCTGAGTTTACACTCAAATCAATTCTTCTTGGCGCCATGTTTGGAATTATATTCGGTGCATCAACAGTTTATCTGGCTTTAAAAGCAGGGTTGACTGTCTCTGCATCTATTCCAATTGCTGTACTCGCTATAAGTATTGGTCGTAAGTTTTTTAAGACAACCATTCTTGAGAATAATATTATTCAGACCACAGGCTCTGCCGGTGAATCTATTGCCTCAGGTGTGGTTTTTACATTGCCTGCATTCTTGTTTTTATCAGTAAACGAAAGTGGAATCAGCAATGGCATGCAATATTTTGAATATTGGACCATCTTTACTTTAGCTGTTTTAGGTGGAATGTTGGGTACGCTAATGATGATTCCGCTACGAAGAAGCCTCATCGTAAAAGAACATGCCACATTACCTTATCCTGAAGGCACTGCCTGTGCACAGGTTTTGATAGCAGGTGAGAAAGGTGGAGACTTTGCGCGAACAGCTTATTTAGGGTTAGGTTTTGCCATGCTGTATGCCATCTTTCAAAAGGTGTTTCATGTCATAGCTGAAGTGCCGGCCTTTGTGACCAAACAAACCAATAAGTATTTACCCTCTGCTACTGTAAGTGGAGAAATCACTCCGGAATATCTTGGTGTAGGCTATATCATCGGACCCAGAATAGGAGGGATGTTAGTAGCTGGTGGTGTGTTGGCATGGCTTGGATTAATTCCTTTGTTAGCAACTTTAGTTCCTACTGATTTGATTGCTGCACAACTGGTAAAATTAGGATACTTAAAGGATGTTCTTACTGCAGGTGGACCCGGTGGTTGGAATCCTGAAACTCACACTTTCACCGATATGGCCGATGCCATTTATCGAGCCTATGTAAGACAGATAGGTGCAGGTGCTGTGGCTGCCGGTGGATTTATTACCTTACTCAAAACAATACCTACCATTATTTCATCTTTTAAAGAAAGTGTGAGCTCTCTCAAAGAAGGACAAGGTGCCAAAACAGTTTCAAGGACTGAAAATGATTTATCATTCAAAACAGTTATTGTAGGTTCAGTTGTTTTAATCATTCTTATGGCATTATTACCACAGGTGCCCGGTGAATCTTTTATCAATAAATTACTCATCGGATTACTAATAGTTGTGTTTGGCTTTTTCTTTGTAACAGTTTCAAGCCGCATTGTCGGTATCATTGGTAGCAGTAATAATCCTATCTCAGGAATGACCATTGCCACCATCATGGGTACTGCTTTAGTTTTTATTGCTATCGGCTGGACAGGTAAGGTTTTTGAACCGATGGCTCTTGTTGTTGGTGGGCTGGTTTGTATTGCCGCTGCCAATGCCGGTGCAACTTCGCAAGATTTAAAAACCGGTTATATTGTGGGTGCCACACCACGCAATCAACAAATGGCACTTTTTATCGGGGCAATAGTATCATCTGTAGTTATCGGCTTTACCGTAAAATATCTCGACACACCTACTGCCGATTTAACAGCACAGGGAATACAACATGCCATTGGCGAAAAGTATGCTGCACCTCAGGCTACCTTAATGGCAACTTTAATTAAAGGTTTGTTGAGCCACAACCTCGACTGGCAGTTTGTTTTGGTTGGCGTTTTTGTGGCTATCACTATGGAGCTTTGTGGAGTCAATGCATTATCCTTTGCCGTTGGCGCCTATCTTCCTTTAAGCACCACGTTGCCCATTTACGCAGGTGGCGTTGTAAAAGGTATTGTTGACTGGAGAGCAAAACGTAAACATAAAAAAGCCGAAGGTGATGATGAATTAGGCAAAGGAAATTTGTTTGCAACAGGTTTGGTTGCAGGTGGAGCCTTGGCAGGAGTAGTAGTAGCACTTCTTTCAGTTGATGAAGGTATATTTGCAGCTCTCGAAAAAATAAACATGCATCACAATATTGCCAATGTTATTGGCGAAAACGGCTATCAATTGCTTGGAACTGTCTTTTTTATTGCTATGGCCATTGTGCTTTACCGAATTGCAATTAAACCCGAAAAAAAAGACATTGAATAATTAGTTTTAAATCAATTTAAGATGAAAAAGAAATTATTAGGGGTTGTATTTAGTTTATTTATACTGACAGGATATATTTCTTGCTCACAGCCTTCAAAAGAAAAGATTGAACCTAAAATTAAATGGATGGATTTTGAAAGCGCTGTTGCTGCATCACAAAAAAATCCAAAAAAACTTTTTATTGACGTTTATACCGACTGGTGTGGGTGGTGCAAAAAAATGGATGCATCAACTTTTATGGACGACTCTGTTGCAGCCTATATCAATGCTAATTTTTATCCGGTAAAGTTTAATGCAGAAAGTAAAGACACCATCCGTTTCTTTGATCAGGTATTTGTTTTTGTTCCGGAATATAAAAGCCATGAACTGGCCATATCTTTACTGAACCGGCAAATGGGCTATCCGTCTTATGTTTTTCTGGACGAGAAATTTGCTTCCATCAAAGTACAGCAAGGATATATGTCTGTTGAAACTTTAATGCCTCTTTTGCATTACTTTGCCAAAGATGCCTACAAAACAAAAACGTTTGAGGAGTTTACGAAGTAGTAATCTTGAAATATTTTTAGCGTCTTGCCGGCAAGTCACTTTAATTTAAACAAATTTGTTACTCCACCACCACCAACCGTGCTGTGCCCATGTTTGACAGGCCCCTAATCACTACAGTATAGACACCTGCTGCCAGCGCTTGAGTGCTTAGTGTGCCTTTACCTTTTTGAAACCTACCCGAGGCTACCTCCAAGCCCATCATATTGATGACAGAATAACTGCCATCATGTTTTCAGATTGCTACTCAACAGAAATATTGTCCTTCACACACTCTGTGAGGCGTTTAAGGGGCTCCTTTTTGAAGGAAGCAAATTTTTTGATAATGATTGTTGGGCTTACAGTAAACACTTCATTTGTCCGAACTTCACTTTCATATTTCAGTTCTCGGTCAATGTCTGTTGGTGCAATAGCAAAAGAAAACTTATCTCCTCTGATTACAGAAGTGATTTTTGCAACGATGTAATTCTGTTTATTAATGGAATCCTTTGAAATAATAACCGCTGGTCGTTGCTTGGTAATTGAAAGGTCGGTATAAGGATACGGAAGTAATATGATGTCGCCTTGGTTATATTCCATAGCTGTTAATAGTTGTTCCAATGTTCATCTTCGTTGCTGCCCCAATCAGTTGCTAATACTGGCTTGGATAAGTTATAAGAGCTATGAACATCGGCTATGTCTTGGAGATTAAAATATAAAAAGTCAACGGTTTCAAAAAAATCCAAAGCTGCAATCTTGAAGTCGCGGAACTCTCTGTTGTCAATTGGTTCAATGACAGTTCTGAGTTTTGATAACACTGGAATTATGGGACTAATTGAGTTTAACTCCTTAGATGCTTCGTTTGGCGACAAGTCTTTGAGATAATACAAAGAGCCACGCAATTTGATTGTAGAATCTTTAATCTTCGGAATGGCAAACTTCTCATATTTCTCCCAAATAGTTTCAGCGATATTGAAACTTGAAAGAACCCCAAGAGATTCTAAAATGTTTGTTGTAAATGTTAGGCTATAAACCATGTCGCAAAGATACAATTTAATAGCGGTCTGTCAATGATTTAATAGGAAAAGTCTGTTCGTTAAACAATAAGTGTTCGGGTTATGCAGTGTTTACAGCCATTGCCGTGGGTAGGCTTTTGAAACCAAAATCTATCTGCCAGCACCAACGTTTATAAATTGCTTAAATGTGTCTATTTGCATAACCCGCCCATGCGTGCCAGCCATTGAAAACTTTGTGCCTGCGTTACATTGAATAAACTTACGTAGGAAGAAATAAGAAGTAAAAGTAAGATTACTTTTTTCATGATAAATTGTTTTTTTTAATTACTTTTTTACTTTGTTACTCCACCACCACTAACCGTGCTGTGCCCGTGTTTGACTGGCCTTGTATCACTACGGTATAGACACCTGCTGCCAGCGCTTGAGTGCTTATGGTGCCTTTACCTTTTTGAAACGTACCTATGGCTACCTCCAAGCCCATCATATTGATGACAGAATAACTGCCATTGGTTATTGCCGTAGCAAAGGTTACTGCCTCACCTTTGGCAACAGGGTTTGGCCACACACTGATGCCTGCTACCGTTGCTGCAGTTAAATCCGGACTCATGCCCGTTGTGCAGTTGTAGCCATACTTGGCAATAAAACCATCGGAATGGCCTCCTGCACTTTGCACACTGTGTGTTCCTGCAGTTAATATGTTACTAAATGAACCTGCAATGTAAATATTGTTTAAATTATCTTTTGTTGCTGCGTTTATTTCGGTGGCACCTGCGTTGGTTAATCTCACAGCATTTAAAGCATTTCCGTTACTATCAAAACGGGCTATAAATGCATCATCGTTACCAGCTCCAACCCACGAATCCTGCAACGTATCATTTCCCACTATAGCAAGACCCCTATATTCTTTTGCTATGGTTAAATTGTCGGGCATGGCGCTATCAATTTTGCCTGAGTAACCAACATACACTTGTGTTGCCCATACAGGTTGTCCCAAGGGCGACAGTTTAATTAGGAAAGGGCTTGCACCAGAAGGGGCAATAGGATCTGTGAATACAAAA is a window of Bacteroidia bacterium DNA encoding:
- a CDS encoding DUF255 domain-containing protein — protein: MKKKLLGVVFSLFILTGYISCSQPSKEKIEPKIKWMDFESAVAASQKNPKKLFIDVYTDWCGWCKKMDASTFMDDSVAAYINANFYPVKFNAESKDTIRFFDQVFVFVPEYKSHELAISLLNRQMGYPSYVFLDEKFASIKVQQGYMSVETLMPLLHYFAKDAYKTKTFEEFTK
- a CDS encoding oligopeptide transporter, OPT family, yielding MQPQKEFKPYISATDSMAEFTLKSILLGAMFGIIFGASTVYLALKAGLTVSASIPIAVLAISIGRKFFKTTILENNIIQTTGSAGESIASGVVFTLPAFLFLSVNESGISNGMQYFEYWTIFTLAVLGGMLGTLMMIPLRRSLIVKEHATLPYPEGTACAQVLIAGEKGGDFARTAYLGLGFAMLYAIFQKVFHVIAEVPAFVTKQTNKYLPSATVSGEITPEYLGVGYIIGPRIGGMLVAGGVLAWLGLIPLLATLVPTDLIAAQLVKLGYLKDVLTAGGPGGWNPETHTFTDMADAIYRAYVRQIGAGAVAAGGFITLLKTIPTIISSFKESVSSLKEGQGAKTVSRTENDLSFKTVIVGSVVLIILMALLPQVPGESFINKLLIGLLIVVFGFFFVTVSSRIVGIIGSSNNPISGMTIATIMGTALVFIAIGWTGKVFEPMALVVGGLVCIAAANAGATSQDLKTGYIVGATPRNQQMALFIGAIVSSVVIGFTVKYLDTPTADLTAQGIQHAIGEKYAAPQATLMATLIKGLLSHNLDWQFVLVGVFVAITMELCGVNALSFAVGAYLPLSTTLPIYAGGVVKGIVDWRAKRKHKKAEGDDELGKGNLFATGLVAGGALAGVVVALLSVDEGIFAALEKINMHHNIANVIGENGYQLLGTVFFIAMAIVLYRIAIKPEKKDIE
- a CDS encoding type II toxin-antitoxin system PemK/MazF family toxin, with the translated sequence MEQLLTAMEYNQGDIILLPYPYTDLSITKQRPAVIISKDSINKQNYIVAKITSVIRGDKFSFAIAPTDIDRELKYESEVRTNEVFTVSPTIIIKKFASFKKEPLKRLTECVKDNISVE
- a CDS encoding MFS transporter — protein: MKSSSNAGALATIITVFFFWGFVAASNGIFIPFCKSHFNLSQFQSQLIDTAFYAAYFIGSLLLWFSSQLFRVDILNKLGYKQAVIAGLLISVAGSLLMIPAVGSGSFSFILSAFFVIALGFSLQQTAAQPFVTALGTAETGAHRLNLGGGINSFGTLLGPILVSLVLFGNLSPEAASSATVESVDTVYYILTGVFLLAALLLAVAKLPKVHSTEKFEPGLGALKFSQLRWGMLAIFVYVGVEVTIQSNMGALLALPQFGGLSTAQISPYISLYWGSLMIGRWTGAISAFNFKPSTKKLLMIVLPIVAYIIVLLANYLRGNEITNLLPYSLCVAALIAGSFLAQEKPARMLFIFSAGGILAMLVGLFTEGQVAMFAFISGGLCCSIGWPCIFALSITGLGKFTGQGSAFLIMMILGGALIPPLQGYLADVTDIHSSYWITVFCFAYLAWFAIKVETILQKQGFHTNQ
- a CDS encoding MMPL family transporter — protein: MWKFLANKILRNRIAFIVILLLLTVFMAYKALNIKLSYEFIRVLPATDPAYVEYENFKQKFGEDGSVMVIGFADSTIFQIEKFNSWFLLSEKIRKMNGIQNVLSIGDLYDVVRNDSLQKFDFVRLVKTLPQRQSEIDSIRDRIYQLPFYDGLILNHETHANVMAITFRKKDLDSKHRIDIVNEIKKEADAFGRLHNIKLHYSGMPYIRTAVMEKVSHELKLFLILAVVITAFILWMFFRTISSVVFSILVVAIGVVWSMGSIELFNYKITILTALIPPLIMVIGVPNCIFLINKYHSEYARHGNRIKALARMISTVGISLFLANITTAIGFGVLVFTNSSFLTQFGAIAALNVMVTYFITLIFIPIILSFLPPPSVRQMRHLEGKRMRKILEWVDFIVHHKRKQIYVAIVSLTLLAIYGMTKIDVTGYVVDDLPRKNPVYTDMHFFEKNFKGVLPFEIFIDTKKPNGVFDNNGRVLYKMKALQKQLENYPELSKALSITEALKFSYQAYRGGEPKYYVLPGISELKSLNDYTSTVKGNENRLKSFIDSTHQYTRISMQMADVGSKKIKTLLADIQPKVDSIFDSSQYHVKLTGHSLMFLKGNDYLLYNLYESLIIEILLITIVGMALFRSIGIILLSKLPCLIPLVITAGIMGFFDIRFKPSTILIFSIAFGISSDGTIYFLSKYRQELKQNKRSISDAISVTIMDTGFSMIYTAVILFFGFSIFAASDFGGTAALGLLISITLLVAMITNLILLPSLLLSINKWVSRKEIISEPLIELHDNEEE